A DNA window from Undibacterium sp. YM2 contains the following coding sequences:
- a CDS encoding AsmA family protein: MTQADQENIANTAVKDDKPGHFWRLCRFTWRTCDKSLRFTLRLILALYFLFCILVLVLRYVVLPNVDRYKPDIEQVISNSLGRQLQIASLRASWQGLNPQLTLENVVLRDKQGGTALVLPEVSATMSWWTLAVADLRFKRIVINQPSLDIQRDADGKIYVGGFHIDPAAESKGQGLDWVLAQHEVLIRKGSVRWTDKLRNAAELKLPDVNFLLQNQWRHHRFALKATPDASLSAPLDIRGDFQHPVFAKKISDFSLWTGDMYADLRRTDLAALKTYIDYPADVKKAYGSVRAWLHLDKGRLADLTADLSLADVLGKFRADLPELDMALVSGRLVASETQTSAHKFLAALMGKAGHSVSLVNFSMRTREGLQLPATTIKETFTPVTRASPKR; this comes from the coding sequence ATGACACAAGCAGATCAAGAAAACATTGCTAACACCGCGGTCAAGGACGACAAGCCGGGTCATTTTTGGCGGCTCTGTCGTTTTACCTGGCGAACTTGCGATAAAAGCCTGCGCTTCACGCTCAGGCTGATATTGGCATTGTATTTCCTGTTCTGCATACTGGTGCTGGTATTGCGCTATGTCGTATTGCCCAATGTAGACAGGTACAAGCCTGATATAGAACAGGTGATTTCAAACTCTCTCGGACGGCAATTACAGATCGCCAGTCTGCGTGCCTCCTGGCAGGGCCTCAATCCACAACTGACGCTGGAAAATGTCGTGCTGCGTGACAAGCAGGGTGGCACCGCGCTGGTCTTACCCGAAGTGTCGGCAACCATGTCCTGGTGGACACTCGCAGTTGCCGATTTGCGTTTTAAGCGTATTGTCATCAATCAGCCTTCCCTCGATATACAAAGGGACGCGGATGGCAAAATCTATGTGGGCGGTTTTCATATTGATCCTGCTGCCGAGAGCAAGGGGCAGGGCCTGGACTGGGTGCTGGCTCAGCATGAAGTATTGATACGCAAGGGGTCTGTGCGCTGGACAGATAAACTGCGTAATGCGGCAGAGCTGAAATTACCGGATGTGAATTTTCTCTTGCAAAACCAGTGGCGGCATCACAGGTTCGCCCTCAAGGCTACGCCTGATGCCAGCCTGTCGGCACCTTTGGATATACGGGGTGATTTTCAGCATCCGGTTTTTGCCAAAAAGATTTCAGACTTTTCTTTATGGACTGGCGATATGTATGCCGACCTGCGTCGTACTGACTTGGCCGCATTAAAAACCTATATAGACTACCCGGCAGATGTCAAGAAAGCCTATGGCTCGGTACGCGCCTGGCTGCACCTGGACAAGGGCAGGCTGGCAGACCTGACTGCAGACCTCAGTCTGGCTGATGTACTGGGCAAGTTCCGGGCTGATCTGCCTGAGCTGGACATGGCCCTGGTCAGTGGCCGTCTCGTTGCCAGCGAAACCCAGACTTCTGCACATAAATTCCTCGCGGCTCTGATGGGTAAGGCTGGACATAGTGTCTCACTGGTCAATTTTTCCATGCGTACTCGTGAGGGCTTGCAATTACCAGCAACCACCATCAAGGAAACATTTACCCCGGTGACAAGGGCCAGCCCGAAAAGGTAG
- a CDS encoding YhdP family protein, which yields MGKQLENVIVGVSRQNKTWQANIQSNQVAGYLTWNEGTGGQSLSSVTARLSNLIIPQSAAADVSELLEGKNTTTQIPGLDIVAENFELFNKKLGHLELQAVNQILSQGNGREWQINKLQLKNPDADFNATGKWASQGGDGRTQLNYVLDIANSGKLLERLGFADVLRGGKGKLEGDVQWNGLPFAMDIPSMSGQVKMVLASGQFLKVDPGAAKLLGVLSLQSLPRRLTLDFRDVFSDGFAFDSIAGIAHIQQGVAKTDNLKMLGVNATVLLEGNADIVREAQDLHVTVIPVVNVGTASVVYGLAVNPVIGLGTFLAQLFLKEPLSKAFTFEYKVSGSWKEPTVTKIEGRDSPSAIKAASKP from the coding sequence ATGGGTAAGCAGCTGGAAAATGTCATCGTTGGGGTTTCCCGTCAAAATAAAACCTGGCAAGCCAATATACAGTCGAACCAGGTTGCCGGTTACCTGACCTGGAATGAGGGTACAGGTGGACAATCCCTGAGCAGTGTCACAGCGCGCCTGAGTAATCTCATCATTCCCCAGTCCGCCGCTGCCGACGTCAGTGAGTTGCTGGAAGGAAAAAATACCACAACGCAAATTCCTGGCCTGGATATCGTTGCTGAAAACTTTGAACTGTTCAATAAAAAGCTTGGGCATCTGGAGCTGCAGGCGGTTAATCAAATCCTCAGCCAGGGCAACGGGCGTGAGTGGCAGATCAATAAGCTGCAACTGAAAAATCCCGATGCTGATTTCAATGCCACCGGTAAATGGGCCAGCCAGGGCGGGGATGGGCGTACCCAGCTCAATTATGTGCTGGATATAGCAAATTCAGGCAAGCTGCTGGAACGTCTGGGCTTTGCCGATGTCTTGCGTGGCGGCAAGGGCAAACTAGAAGGTGATGTGCAATGGAACGGCCTGCCTTTTGCAATGGACATACCCAGCATGAGTGGCCAGGTCAAGATGGTGCTTGCCAGTGGTCAATTCTTGAAGGTGGATCCAGGAGCTGCGAAACTACTGGGCGTTCTGAGCTTGCAGTCCTTGCCCCGGCGTTTGACGCTGGATTTCCGTGATGTGTTTTCTGATGGCTTTGCCTTTGATTCCATCGCAGGGATAGCCCATATACAGCAAGGGGTGGCAAAAACCGATAACCTGAAGATGCTGGGTGTCAACGCGACCGTGCTGTTGGAGGGAAATGCAGATATCGTCAGGGAAGCTCAAGACCTGCATGTGACCGTCATTCCCGTAGTGAATGTGGGTACGGCGTCGGTTGTATATGGTCTTGCCGTGAATCCGGTTATCGGGCTTGGCACCTTTCTTGCTCAGTTATTTTTGAAAGAACCATTGAGCAAGGCATTTACGTTTG
- a CDS encoding OmpA family protein: MALPKKLFTLNLFACALLASQLAQADEPWTNQEWADNAWYLGVGAGRANTSIDKDRIIRSLMDNGASSVTFGSNERDTAFKLFMGKQMNRYFAIEAGYFDLGKFGFNATTTPPGVINGEVGFRGFNLDLVGQLPLTERFSLLGRVGANYTRADAHFSGNRLFALTDPNPTEKKLNPKVGVGLEYKFTQALAMRGEAERYRVNDAVHNRGDVDFYSVSLVYKFGKPAYARPVAYVASPVPVMQQDPIPVTVAQSPPPPPRPQPVSEKITFSAETLFDFDKSVVKPPGKQALDDLLNKLQGMNTEVMITVGHTDSVGSDAYNQKLSIRRAEAVKAYLVSKGIDATRVYTEGKGETQPIADNKTSDGRSKNRRVTVEVVGSRR; the protein is encoded by the coding sequence ATGGCGCTGCCAAAAAAATTATTCACACTTAACTTGTTCGCTTGCGCACTTCTTGCCAGTCAACTGGCGCAAGCTGATGAACCGTGGACCAACCAGGAATGGGCAGACAATGCGTGGTACTTGGGTGTGGGGGCTGGACGTGCAAACACAAGCATTGATAAAGACAGAATAATACGTAGCCTCATGGACAATGGTGCAAGTTCTGTGACATTCGGATCAAATGAGCGTGATACTGCCTTCAAGCTGTTCATGGGCAAGCAAATGAATCGATACTTTGCCATAGAGGCAGGCTACTTTGATCTTGGCAAATTTGGATTCAATGCAACGACCACACCACCAGGAGTTATCAATGGTGAAGTGGGATTTCGCGGATTTAATCTGGATCTGGTGGGACAGCTACCATTGACTGAGCGCTTCTCTTTGCTTGGGCGTGTGGGTGCAAATTACACCAGGGCTGATGCACACTTCAGCGGCAATCGCCTGTTTGCCCTAACGGATCCCAATCCTACCGAGAAAAAACTGAATCCCAAAGTTGGCGTTGGCCTGGAATATAAATTTACGCAGGCATTGGCAATGCGCGGTGAAGCAGAAAGATACCGCGTCAATGATGCCGTGCATAATCGTGGTGACGTGGATTTTTATTCTGTCAGCCTCGTCTACAAATTTGGCAAGCCAGCGTATGCCAGACCGGTAGCCTACGTAGCGTCACCAGTCCCTGTAATGCAACAAGACCCCATACCTGTTACTGTTGCGCAAAGTCCGCCTCCGCCACCGAGGCCGCAACCGGTGTCTGAAAAAATCACTTTCAGTGCAGAAACCTTGTTTGACTTTGATAAATCCGTCGTCAAACCACCAGGCAAGCAGGCACTGGATGATTTGTTGAATAAACTGCAGGGCATGAATACCGAAGTGATGATTACTGTTGGGCACACTGATTCTGTAGGCAGCGATGCATATAATCAGAAATTATCCATCCGTCGTGCCGAAGCAGTAAAAGCCTATCTGGTTAGCAAGGGAATTGATGCAACACGCGTCTATACCGAAGGTAAGGGTGAAACCCAGCCAATCGCTGATAACAAGACTAGTGATGGGCGTTCCAAAAACCGTCGCGTGACTGTGGAAGTGGTTGGTTCACGCAGATGA
- a CDS encoding Ig-like domain-containing protein, which produces MNILQRYLRPLACVSAMLITSFIAGCGGGDQGRDPILGLPSTTLSTLTVSPATATVASGGMQQFVATATFADGVSRDVTTASVWSSGSPAIASVVVDTGVAKGLVSGSAIITASFGGKLASATLTVSPASLQSISLLPANPSLAVGGKQQFSAMGTYSDGTTSDITAISSFTSATPVSATISNTGLATGVAVGSSVITAVSGARSATTLLTVTPASLLSIALTPANPVMQIGTTQQLTSTAKYSDGSSVNVTATTSFSSATPANATVSTVTASNGLVTAIATGPSVITATFNGMSTTTTINVSSAVLLTITVVPPNANVAVGSTQQFVASGGYSDGTTANISNGVTWATSSPLVATVLPNGLATAVATGPALITATLGGKTGSASLTVVPAVTLNSIAITPVTANLAIGSTQAFIAIGTYSDSSNVNVTNLVTWSSGSSSVASILSSGIATGVTTGTSIITASLSAKSATATLTVVTSPALTSISIAAPPASMLVGATQNLVATGNYSDGSTANITNSITWSSGASTIATVNTSGLVAAVSPGTTPVVAISGTKSASVTINVLPVATLNSITVTPASPSIAVNGAQSLLATGSFADGSNLNISNSVTWASANAAVASVSATGVANGLSGGTAAITASFAGKLGSASLTVTPAVTITGITLAPVNGSVPVGSLQQFTAIGTYSNGTSNNISSTVSWNSSVGSVASISSTGQATALSAGVTNITATQGAQTASTSFTVTAAPVASINLGSAASFAVLAGASITNNSGGITLVSGDVGAPSQIVDPVQAAGFSNYKSGAILNTALADLQVAIADANSRTCTVNSAGGVDLGGQTFTPGVYCYAGAITITGTFTMNGPGLYLFRSSSTLNTTANSIVALNGGASAASVFWVPVSATTLGANSVFKGTIMGQSAAITMGDTATLQNGRVLSGSAVTLKNNAIAR; this is translated from the coding sequence ATGAATATCCTACAGCGCTACCTGAGGCCGCTTGCTTGCGTCTCTGCAATGCTCATCACATCATTCATTGCCGGTTGCGGCGGTGGTGATCAAGGCCGTGATCCGATTTTGGGATTACCATCAACTACTCTTTCTACTCTCACCGTTAGTCCTGCAACAGCCACAGTAGCAAGTGGCGGTATGCAACAATTTGTGGCTACGGCGACATTTGCAGACGGTGTTTCCCGTGATGTCACGACGGCTTCCGTGTGGAGTTCTGGCAGCCCTGCGATAGCCAGTGTCGTCGTTGATACTGGCGTTGCCAAAGGTCTGGTGAGTGGATCGGCGATTATCACTGCCAGCTTCGGTGGCAAACTAGCCTCTGCTACGTTGACGGTGTCGCCTGCATCTCTGCAATCGATCAGCCTGCTGCCCGCAAATCCATCATTAGCGGTTGGTGGCAAGCAGCAATTTTCGGCGATGGGAACTTACTCTGATGGCACCACCAGTGACATTACAGCAATCTCCAGCTTTACGTCGGCAACTCCTGTATCGGCCACGATCAGCAACACAGGATTGGCGACAGGTGTAGCAGTTGGTTCATCGGTCATTACGGCAGTTTCAGGTGCTCGGTCAGCCACGACCTTGCTAACAGTGACGCCAGCGAGCTTGCTCTCCATCGCATTGACGCCAGCTAATCCGGTCATGCAAATAGGCACGACGCAACAGCTGACTTCCACTGCCAAATATTCAGATGGCAGTAGTGTGAATGTGACCGCGACGACTAGTTTCAGTTCTGCCACACCTGCCAATGCAACAGTCTCGACTGTCACAGCCAGCAATGGTCTGGTGACTGCAATCGCTACTGGCCCCTCTGTCATTACAGCGACGTTTAATGGCATGAGCACGACAACCACCATCAACGTCAGCTCTGCTGTGTTGCTTACTATTACCGTGGTACCACCTAATGCAAATGTTGCCGTTGGCAGCACCCAGCAATTTGTTGCCAGTGGCGGTTATTCTGACGGCACTACAGCAAACATCAGCAATGGTGTGACCTGGGCGACTAGTTCACCTCTGGTTGCAACTGTCTTGCCAAATGGTCTTGCTACTGCTGTGGCTACCGGCCCAGCACTGATCACAGCAACGCTGGGTGGTAAAACAGGTTCTGCCTCATTGACTGTGGTACCTGCCGTTACCCTGAACTCAATTGCAATCACTCCCGTCACCGCAAATCTGGCGATAGGCTCTACCCAGGCATTCATAGCGATTGGTACGTATTCCGATAGTAGCAATGTCAATGTCACGAATTTGGTTACCTGGAGTTCAGGTAGCAGTTCGGTTGCAAGTATATTGTCTAGTGGTATTGCAACTGGTGTGACAACAGGTACATCGATTATCACGGCTAGCCTCAGTGCTAAATCTGCGACCGCCACACTCACTGTCGTAACCAGCCCGGCCTTGACTTCGATTTCGATTGCCGCACCGCCTGCAAGCATGCTTGTTGGCGCGACACAAAATCTGGTGGCAACAGGTAATTACTCAGATGGCAGCACCGCCAATATTACTAACAGCATCACATGGAGTTCTGGTGCAAGTACGATTGCTACGGTGAATACAAGTGGGCTGGTGGCTGCAGTCTCTCCTGGTACTACACCAGTTGTGGCGATATCTGGCACTAAATCTGCTTCAGTGACGATTAATGTGTTGCCTGTCGCAACTTTAAATTCCATCACCGTGACGCCAGCTTCACCAAGCATAGCCGTCAATGGTGCGCAGAGTTTGCTTGCTACCGGCAGCTTTGCAGATGGCAGTAACCTCAATATCAGCAATTCTGTCACCTGGGCTTCTGCTAACGCTGCAGTTGCTTCAGTGTCGGCGACGGGTGTTGCCAATGGCTTGTCTGGTGGTACTGCCGCCATTACTGCCAGTTTTGCTGGCAAGCTGGGTAGTGCCAGTTTGACGGTAACACCTGCAGTCACGATTACGGGTATTACGCTTGCGCCAGTCAATGGCTCAGTACCTGTTGGATCATTGCAGCAATTTACTGCGATCGGCACTTACTCAAACGGCACAAGCAATAACATCAGCAGCACAGTAAGCTGGAATTCAAGTGTGGGTAGTGTCGCCAGTATTTCATCCACTGGACAAGCTACGGCACTTTCAGCAGGTGTGACAAATATCACAGCGACGCAAGGTGCGCAGACAGCAAGTACGAGTTTCACCGTGACTGCCGCTCCTGTGGCAAGTATTAACCTTGGTAGTGCAGCCAGCTTTGCCGTCTTGGCTGGAGCATCAATCACCAATAACTCTGGTGGTATTACCCTGGTGAGTGGTGATGTAGGTGCACCATCGCAGATAGTTGATCCTGTGCAGGCTGCAGGTTTTAGCAATTACAAATCTGGTGCCATATTGAACACGGCGTTGGCTGACCTGCAAGTTGCCATTGCTGATGCGAATAGCCGCACCTGCACTGTTAATTCTGCTGGTGGTGTTGATCTGGGCGGGCAGACCTTTACACCTGGTGTGTATTGCTATGCCGGTGCCATCACTATTACCGGTACTTTTACGATGAATGGTCCCGGCCTGTATCTGTTTCGCAGTAGCTCCACTTTAAACACGACAGCGAATTCCATCGTCGCTTTAAATGGTGGTGCGTCAGCGGCCAGTGTCTTCTGGGTACCTGTATCAGCAACAACTCTTGGCGCAAACAGCGTGTTCAAGGGAACTATCATGGGGCAGTCTGCAGCCATCACGATGGGGGATACTGCGACCTTGCAAAACGGCCGGGTATTGTCGGGCAGCGCCGTGACGCTTAAAAATAATGCGATTGCACGTTAA